AGATCCTAAATATGGGTGATCTCCTgtatatactaatctaataactaaggattacagaaataggataaattaggttgatagtgcaaaaatccacttctggggcccactttatGAGTATTTGGGCTGAGCTAAAGGTGACTCCACGAGCTAAAACCCTCCTTAGGCATTGAACACCAGCTTTGGACTCCATTTTGGCCGTTGGACACCAGCTGCTCCCTTTTGGGCGTCCAACGCTAGGAAGAAAGTGAAGTactagcattgaacgccagttttagACCTTCATTTTCagagcaaagtatggattattagctagaaagccctggatgttagcttttcatagCCATTGAGAGAGCgctatttggacttctgtagctcaaaaAATGCTCCTTTTTCGAGTGCACGGAGGTCAGAATCCGACAGCATCTGTAGTCATTTCTCTGTCTCTAACTCAGACTTTTCCAAAGCtactcaatttcaaccagaaattacctgaaattatcgTAAAACGCAACAACTAAAAGTAGAatacaaaaatatgaattttgcactaaaatctatgaaaatataataaaacttaaacaaaacataacaaaaactatatgaaaatggtgccaaaaagggtataaaatatccgttcaCCAAGAACCTATAAGAGCACCACCatcacaagaaggaaaaattatttctaaaactTCTAAACATATAGAATAGGGGAAGGAATTGTCCTAAAATACTATTCAAACAAAAAGGCTAAATagtgattctctctctctcaatgaAATTCCATATCAGAGGCTATTTCATGTATGAAGTTCAACACAAATGAAGTGCAATGAAAGAACAAAAAATGTACGAGGGATATGAAAACTGtagaagaaaaatagaattataTTACCTGAAAATCACACGAGATTTTGCATGAAGGTGTAAAGGAAGGGAAAAAGCTTTCGCCTCTTGGAGAAAGGAGAGAGTGTTTCAAAGGAAGACGAGAAgttttttggaaagaaaaatgaaataaaaatttttcaataaaagaaaGTTTTTAAATGACAAGTGATGTTGCATGAACAACAATTCAACCAATTCAATtgattaaagaataaaaaaaagtctaaaaaagaatatattggcaaaaaaaatttacatacacattcttttttttacatttacaGAGAATTAAATCGAAATAactgaagaaaaaaagaattttttttttttgcaagttaaattttttttgattgattgatgtaGAGAGAAGTTTTTATTAAAGTCCTTTGTGATTCGAAAATTGAGGGATAGTGACTACTCAAAAAGAAACCGAAAAGTTTCATCTAAGACTTTCAGTTTTTGGCATCTAAAAAGAAGGACCAAAATTAATTGGGCTTGATTCATTAAACTCAGCTTTTTTGACGAAGATCATTACGTCAAAAAAACTCGAGTTAGGGTACTATTATGGATAAGGtttattagtcattaatatAGAATATTCAATCATAAGACGTTACGAGTTCAATAAAGCTTAACGAAAAATgattaaaatcataaaagatAATAACTCAAGACATTATCGAAACAAAGAATTGAATTCAGAAAACAACTATGTGATAAtgtctaaaaatattataaaagaaaatgaaaattgatGAAAGTAGGTCCACACTCATTGACTTAAGTATAAGAGGGTCTTTACAAGTTGTCCTCTCGACTTGGTACCAACGAGATAAGGACTTGGATCCTCATCAACCTTTGAGCTCAAAATCTCCATCTTAGATCCAAATAGTGCATAGTTAAATGATAAatcattattttataatttattttgtattaaattgagtggattttatcaactattctcccacttattcatgtaaattgcatgtttttaagttttctccctaattttgtgctatgattgaaaacatgatttCTAGGCCTTAAAATCGCTAATtcttaatcctcttttattaccattcgatgacatgatatgtgtgttaagtgatttcatgatttatagggcaagaatgactcagaggatggaaaagaagcgTGCAAAAGTGGatggaacacaagaaattgaaggttTGAGAAGCTAGAACTGACGCGCGCGCGTGGCTGAAACGCACGCGTGATCACACCATCCTGCAACCAACGCGTACGCGTtactgacacgtacgcgtgaccatGAATTCGTCCAAGCAACGTGTAtgcatggctgacgcgtacgcgtgacaagtgTCACGTGCTGCAATTAACAGAATTTGCTGGGACGATTTCTAAGCTGCTTTTGACCCAATTTCAGGtccaaaaataaagacaagaggTTGGAGAGTGGAGATGGACATTCATTCACTTTTCATTCATTCACACTTTAAGTTTTAGATGCAGGTTTCTAGAGAGAAAGGCTCTCTCCCCCTCTctagattttaggatttttagtcttatttcttcttagcttcaaaattttatcttgctttaatttattttttttctacctTTTATTGTTCTAGTATCTTAGTTTATcttctcttgttgatttctctattttctcaatttagtttatgaactcttcttgttagattcaatttccttttaatgcaatttgaggtatttcatgtttattgcttctttctttaatttttggttaTTGATTCCTTGCATTTAATTATCTTAGATTTTAccatttcttgttatttttctatacttttattttttgccttccaagtgtttgataaaatgcttggttagattttaaaatagatttttgtgttcttgaCTTAGATTGAGTAATTCggagactcttgaattgtcaaaattctattgttgattgatgattaaaagttgctagttggcttgagcctcactaaatctagtctttgattagaACTTGTGAACTTATGTCGATTTTGCTCGTTTGACTTTCTTTCATTTGTCAGAGAATAACTAAGTGAAAGCGCTTTACAcctaccatcacaattgatgatgataatgaggataggaattccaattttcaattcttGCTAGGAcctttcttagttgttagtttatttttcttgcaatttatattttcttgttatcaaatccaaaacccaaaaatatacaaaaccataacCAATAAGAAGtacactttcctgcaattcttttgagagacgacccaatgtttaaatacttcgatttttttattgggtttgtacctgtgacaaacaatttaaacgTTGACCGATAATTGCTTGTTGATTTAGaattatacttgcaacgaagttattttgagaaattctttaccgacaaaAATCCTCCGtcattaaacaaaaataagtgCAGATATACACAAGATATATATTATTGGTGGTATCAACAATTACATTTTGTCTTTCTACATGTAAAATTACATTCCAACATAGGTTGGCTTATATGGTGATTAGGGATTGTTCATTTTGTCTGATTTTGTTTGTTTGGCATAGACTTTGTAGGGGCTCTAGTTTGTCTTTTTAGTGGAGGAGTTATATCTTTTTGGTGTTGATGTTTAAAGATGTTGATGTTGGAGCCTTTTTGTGTTAGAGtctttagtttatattttgtttgtatttGGTTTTGAAGCTTTGTCCATCTCCTACTGATTAAGTGATCCgagacccttaaatggagctcagatccGTGATGGATTAGTTCTTAACCTGTCGAATTGGGAGATACCGTttgggtaaacaaaaaaaaagtgatcCGAGACCTACTCTTATCTAAAAAAACATTTCCAacataatttatttgaatatcaCAAATCACAATACTCTATGGTTAACTTTTTAGACATTACTGACAAAAATTTCAAGAATCTTGTATTAGGAATGAGAATTGTATAAGATGCACTTAATAACTTAAAGGTATAATTCTTTGAAATGGTAATGGCTACTCGAGAAGTGGAATGGTAGTGAAAAGTTAGAGATTAGGAGTGAAATGAGGTAAAAGTTGTGATTGAGATTTGGAATTAGATTACGTTAGAAAGAATAATTTGAAAACTTTATATAGTCTTTAACGGAGTCAATGAAATTTAGTATTTTGAAGAAAGATCCAACCCATGCCGCATCTTTTGGCCATTTGAATTTCAGACAAGTCTGTTTGGTACAGTAGTAAAAAAGAACGAAAGTCACATGCTCTTAACAAGTTAATTCAACCAAAATACACAATTACCTGGCCAAGAGACGTTCCAGTACAACATCTCCCATTGAACTCTCACCAGGTCCTAGGTCTAAACTTACAACttcaaaagattaaattaaaaaattaaattaaattaacaaaaatctACATCTACATGATTAGACATTAGACTTAAACTCGGTAGGCCCAATTACAAATTCACTTAATCACCTTCTCCTTTGAGGAGACCAATGTGGCAAACGTTGGCTAAAATGCACGGACACAACCCTTGAGTCCAATAGCTCCATTATGGGGGTAAAATTAACACACCTTGGAACCTTATACTGATTAATAGACGCACCCCTTGAAATAGCATAATCCATAAGCTCCTCAAAAGTCCCACTCTTCACAACTCTTATCTCCAAAGGCCCAATTGAATGGTCAGCAACCCTGCATTGTCTATATACCGAGTTAAGTGATTCCTCCATCTCCAAGCAGCACCGATTCAGCACCTCGTGACTCGGCAAGTTCGCAGAGTCGTCCTTCGTCAGAAGCTCCCAATATATCACGTAGTGACCCGGTATAGTTTTTGTGTCCGCATAACTTGTGTACTCAACAACGCTTGTCTTGAACTCGGCCAAAAGTTTGGAGGCGTTTTCCACTGCACGCTGCAGTTCTGACTCGTCCGTCTTGTCCGAATCGATGCTTAACAGCACGTTCTTACGACGGACAAAGTGGAACTGCGGCGCAGAGTTGTGGAACCCAGTGACTCTGAGGATGTCACCGACACGGTAGCGGTTGAGGCCAGCATAGGTGGTGATCACAAGCTCATATTCCTTTCCCACTTCCACGTCAGCAAGGTCAACCAGTTTCGGCGGGGCCGAGCTGTCTACCCTGCTGGACTCGTGAGGAAGGAATTCAAAGTAGGCCATGTTTGGCATGATTGTGTAGGAAACCTCGGAGGGTTTGCACATGGGATTAAGGTTTAGCCCGAAGTAGCACTCCGAGGAAGCGTACATGGTGCATGCAAGTGGCAACCCACCACTGTAGTAGTTTAGTGTTGGAATGTATTGGGCCATTGCACCTGTTACAATAACATCCAAATATTTTGTGTTGGGCCAAATTCTTGTGATGATTCCctcccaattttctttggagCATTCTTGTTCAACAAATTCGGCCAGTTTCGGGTCGGGTTTCATCACCTGGCACATGTAATCTCGAATTGCAGGGTCGGTGACCCGGGAATTCAAGGATCCGGCAGAGATGTCATGGGCCAATTCTGGCCAATTGAGCTGGAGGAAACGGATTGCGCGGAGGAGGCCAGAGGCGAAGACAGCACCAAGTCGGAGGACGTGGTTGCGTTCGATGAGGCCGCAAAGCATTTGGGTGTACATGCTCTGGAATGAGTCCGGGCAGAGAATGGCTTCGTTGGGGCTGGTGTAAACGTTGTACGGGTCATAGGGTCGGGTCTTGAAATGGTCACTTTTGTAGTAACTTGTGAGAACCGGGCGAGCCAGTAACCCACTTGGTGTCCTTGTTTCGGATTTCACAAATAAAAAGTACAACCCCTTCCCCTTGTCCAAATCTGGCACATACCTGTTcaataagagaataaaaaaattaattttccaaAACTTGGTTAAGAGAGAGTTAAActgaaatatttttaactttaatgATAGTTAAATTTGGCGGTTTGCTAAGATTCTACGACAATGCATAGCCACCGATTAGGGAGCAGCCAggggaaaaaaaaggaagagaatacTAAATAATTGTTGTGGCAATTATTTCGAGGTAGCACTTACAGGTTCATAACTGGCATGAGGAGGCTGTATAGAAGTTGGCGACGATCCAGCTCTTCCTTAATTGTTGGCATCAGTTTCCTCTCACCAGCTGAAGTCCCTGAGCTGCAGATTCAGATTTCCAAATTGGCTTTAgttttatgttttaataaattcaaacaaatcgaaataattaaagaaataattaagCTTGTTCATTTGTGCGACTCAAATAATTGCAGTACGAACACTAATTTTTGGCTATCTTATGAATACGATTAAAAGGTTTGTGAAAATGCATTTAAAAGTTTCTCAATTCTTTCTTGAGGCAAAGTTTAATCACTTAAGAAGCTCAATAAGTCGCAAGAAGGAATAAGATATGCTGTGATTTAGCAACCAACCTGGTGAGGAATTCAGAGATGGGATGTGAAGACAAGATTGCAGAGCGGTCGCCATTGGCGATGCGCTGAATCTCGGGTTGAACATCCTCGTAGGTGATCACCGGAACCTTGGACTTGAAGGTTTTGCGGTCGGTGGCGCCGCCGAGCTTGAAGCGCTTGAGGTACTCTGTCTCGGCGTTGCGGCTCAGAATCTCTGCCAACACCCTCTCTTGGACGGCGTCGGCGTTTCGCGTCATCTCTTCGATGAACTGCAGCGCTTTCGCGTCCTTCTCGCACGCAGGGGGACCCAAAGGAGATGATAGAGCGGAATCCACAGCCATGATCGACCTTAATTTATATGAGAAAATTAAAGTGTGTTTGCTTTGAAGAGTGAAATAATAAAGTTAGTTGGAGAAAAGAAAGTGAGAGAAAATGTAGAGAGAGTATCTGCAGTTAGTTCTGCACAATTGAGTTGGagatctttctaattttttttttctctctggGAATGAAATGAGAGCGTGTGTTGTGTTGTGACTTGTGGGAGAGGAAGTTACCATAGAGAGAGTTTATATAGAGAAGGGTTGGAGAATAGGGGATGCCATGTCATCAAAGTATGACCATAGAAAAGGGGCTGGTTTCTGTGTGGTTCTGTGTTAATATTCTAAGGattgtttattaaaaataaaaaataaaaattatcgaGTACTAGTTTTATCGAAAAAGAGAgtgaaattattatttttctacagGGCTGGTTTTGTGATGTGTGTGTTAGTATTCTAGAGGGATTTGactacattttaaaaatataataataatttttttatatatattttttatatatttaatacattaaaaacgtaaaaaacttaattagtttcattttattttttatttaaagatcgCTTgatattatcaattaaaaaaaattaaaattatcattctCTCGTATATTAATCAATAATCATTATCATTCCCtggtatattttttataagttaatATATAGCATAAAATTTACACTATATAAATAtgattttaatcattttatatGGCAATGAATACTAACTAAACTCCATAATAATGTAATAATTATTTGTTGACGTTATTACAATgggaaaatttttaaattgctGAGTTTGGAGAAATCCGTCTCAGACATATTTATATCCAAGATTTTCGAGTCACCAAATAAAATATCCAAGACTTTCTCTagtctctctctatatataagGTTAACTATATATTCAACtgtaaaatcaatttaataaattaaattctaatcaaTAAAGtatggatatttttttaattttttgtgttcaTGTATTAGACATATTTTAGAGACGACACTTATCAACACTCATTGTCTCATTCGATACGTGTGTCTTTTGTGTTCAACTAtatcttattaaaaaataaaaaattattcttcaaACATGTTTGGAcacatttaaatattattacgtATCAACAtgttaatatcaataaaatattaaaatattattataatttaatataaaaaatactttatattttatatatatgtcgtGTCCCTatgttatataaaaattttaaatttgtatatcTCTATGTCTCGTATCATATCGTATCCTATATGGGTATCCGTATATCATAAATTCTAATGCTATGTTAATATAAAAAGTTAACATTTTGTGAATAaattcactttttctttctGGAGTGAACATTTAGGAGTTAAATTTGTTAAGTGAAATGTGATcttgaataataaattttaaaataataataacttctaaaaaaataaaagaaattttagtAATAATCATGAAACCAATTTGTTTTATGATCGGAATATATCATAAACCGATTTACGTTTTCAATATATAGACAAATAGTTAAtacttaatattattaatatctaTCATCACCTTGTCCAAGGTTTGGCCATGAAAGAAAGGAAGTTGAccgaatttttatttatttatttttaagtcaTAATCCAAGAAAAAGAGGCCTAAAAAGCGAGTCCTAATAGCCAGCAATTTCCTATTCTTATGCACAGTGAAACCAACCTTTCTCATTTTATGCGTTTCCTTCCCATTTTTATGTTACACAAAGGAGgcgaaataaaaaaagataactcgaacataaaacaaaaaaaaaataacaatataatgatggagtttaatttaatttttaaattaattctttaatattaaaaaattcaaatcctttttatctaaatatagaaaaataaaacatatgaaaataataacttcataattttaattaatttctgaAAAGAGAAATGGATAATAAAAAAGTGGAAGGAGAAAAGGAGAACACGGTGGTGTAGGGGGAAGAGGGGACAAAGTGGGGCCCAGAAGAACGAAGGAAAAGGAACAAGCATATGTGGGTGTGAGAGAGGACCCAGCCATGTCATAAGGGAGAGGATTGAGGAAGCAAAGACGTGGTTTTCGTTTTGGAAGGTAATACGCGTCGCCCAACCATGGACcctatttcaggtagcattgtTGGGACTCGATAACGACCCCTTGCCGGCGTAGCAGTCACTTGCCCCTCTTTGCCAAAACCAGTAATCAACTAGCATAATTGGTACTTGTTTTAGTTCTTAAGGATTATGTcttaagcattttttttgtttttggcaGTGTATAATTGTATATGTAGTGGATTTcgttggttttttttttctgttgtgTTTATACCAGCAAATGTTATTGTCTttttagagaaaataaaaagtatagtatttttcaaaaatcaattggttattatagaaaaaacaaattattctaaattttaaatttaatttttaaatactagtttttaaatttaaattattaatataaaatatgttaaGGGAAAAACTTAAGagacaataattttaatttatattggtCGGCACTCTTAACCAGTAATCTAATATTTTGACtgtgtttatttttatgaataggATAGAACATGACGATATAATTAACAAGatactaaaataaaatctagtattatatttgaatagacataaataaaattaaaatataatataaaattactaaaatagacatattttttaaatatattttagttcAACAGTCTAACACTATATTTTtagcaaatatttttaaatatgtttaactaattattgttcaataataataataataatcatattgACCCATTattgatataataaataagaaattatttatttaactattaaaaaatacaatgcTACTTACTTATTAATAAGAAGCATTTAATAATGAACTATTTATacataataaatacataaaaattaaccaataattacttaaaaaaaagtattaattcCAATGgactctttttaaaaaaaatacaaaattttatatttatcacTTTACATcaaaatacaaatattattattttatttagtattttttttattttgcagaCACAAAATTTCGTAGTctgcaaagtaaaaaaaaaacgaaaattaTTGTTTGTAATTTCATATTGTACCAACTAAATTGGAACAATAAAAAATAGACTACAAAACGAATAAGAATAGACATTTAaaggataaaatattaaattatttcttaCGTTTGAAGCGTAATTTTACTTTactttttaaagtttaaagtgttttatttgaattaaaaaaatttcatttaaattcaatataattttatcatgaggttaaagttaaataattaatgaatcagtagtacaagaacaaaattaataatctaaaaaataaatataaactttaaaaacataaaatcaattataaatatatcgatacatttaaaaaatttttgtttcaataaataaagaaaaaagaaaacatcaaAAAACAATTTCTCGTGCCAAACAGAATTAGCACGTGACGCTCTCTGCCAAAAGCCAAATTCCTCTCCATTGCTATTTATTCGTTGTGACTAAATTGATTATACGTTTTGTTCGATCTTATCATTATCAAATATCAACAAACACATTACACGTCAAATAcacaacataaattaaaattttccgTATATGTTACATTCTAAATTAGCACAAATGTTCTTTCTGCCAGCATGTCATTATGTTGATGATCAGAAactatttatacatatataaaattatgtgCTTCTTATGGTCATCAAGATGAACAGTTTCTAATTAATTTTGgcacttaaaaataaaaaaaacttggcTTAATCTAGAAAAGGAGAATAAATACTgagatatataattattgatGTCTAATTGATCAGATGATGATCTTGTTGATTAGTACATAACATAAGGTGTGTGTAATAGGTGTGGGGTGGGGATAACGAATGATATGGACGGCGTGGCGGTCAAACTGCATAATACAGGGAACATATATATTGAATTGAATACTGCCGTCCATAATAtgcataaagaagaaaaaatgctgGACATAATGGATAATTGGATTTGAAGAAAATTAGATTGTATTATAATTCAGAATGATACTCtcaatcttttattattcttgcctgcactatattaaaataacaataaaactaTGTGGCAATTTTTTACTAGTTATTACATATGCATGTATTTTTTTTGGacgtattcttttttttatatatgttctACAAAATTATTGGGCACATAAATTttgatgtatataaatattgaCACATCAcagaaatttttaaatgattgtATGATCAgaatattgatatttaattaataaatacacaCAGTATAAATATTAGTACATAATACcaaaattttagtgtataacacagtaatatttaaaaaattatatacccaaaatattaaattactaaaccaacaaaatacatttgcataaaaaaaatttatgttatgtgcaaaatttttatattatatcaataaattatgtgttatatataaaaatttatatgttttgtataaatatttatgtattatatcaataaatttttgtgttctctaatcaaaatttttatgccgaaaaagtaaaaaaaaatgagtgACGCATGTACACATTTTTTTTGTTGGGCTCGTACTAAATTAATATGACTTTGTTACAAAAATACTTGTATGTATGACATCACTTTACAATAATTCTAAAATAACTAAAAGTATATTTATAAGAATCGAATTCGATCGGTCGATTcaactgaaaaaaaattgataaatcaaATTCTAAATCAA
The Arachis duranensis cultivar V14167 chromosome 5, aradu.V14167.gnm2.J7QH, whole genome shotgun sequence genome window above contains:
- the LOC107491244 gene encoding probable indole-3-acetic acid-amido synthetase GH3.1, with product MAVDSALSSPLGPPACEKDAKALQFIEEMTRNADAVQERVLAEILSRNAETEYLKRFKLGGATDRKTFKSKVPVITYEDVQPEIQRIANGDRSAILSSHPISEFLTSSGTSAGERKLMPTIKEELDRRQLLYSLLMPVMNLYVPDLDKGKGLYFLFVKSETRTPSGLLARPVLTSYYKSDHFKTRPYDPYNVYTSPNEAILCPDSFQSMYTQMLCGLIERNHVLRLGAVFASGLLRAIRFLQLNWPELAHDISAGSLNSRVTDPAIRDYMCQVMKPDPKLAEFVEQECSKENWEGIITRIWPNTKYLDVIVTGAMAQYIPTLNYYSGGLPLACTMYASSECYFGLNLNPMCKPSEVSYTIMPNMAYFEFLPHESSRVDSSAPPKLVDLADVEVGKEYELVITTYAGLNRYRVGDILRVTGFHNSAPQFHFVRRKNVLLSIDSDKTDESELQRAVENASKLLAEFKTSVVEYTSYADTKTIPGHYVIYWELLTKDDSANLPSHEVLNRCCLEMEESLNSVYRQCRVADHSIGPLEIRVVKSGTFEELMDYAISRGASINQYKVPRCVNFTPIMELLDSRVVSVHFSQRLPHWSPQRRR